A stretch of DNA from Solea solea chromosome 20, fSolSol10.1, whole genome shotgun sequence:
CCCTGGTCAATACTCAATATGTTGTTACTTCCACGTTGCCTTCAgggaggaaaccagaagacTAAATCCATCTAATGTGTGGTCTATGGTCTGTACCTACCATCAGTAGCAGATGTGATAGTTCCCAGTCTGTCCACACTGATCTCTGCTAACTCCTCTAACAGCTGAGTCTGTGTGGAGAGTTTGAGGAGCACACTGCAACGCTGCCACACACTTGGCCCGTTCGTCAACAGctgtcaataaaacaaacaaaaaaacccaaaaaagaTCGATTGATTGAAAGATGCATGTCTTTATTTAACCGTAATGTTACTAGGAATACACATTGAcattaaaatctaatttaaaacaattatagCAATAGCAGCAGGCAGAGACTACTTTGATTATTCTACGTTTAAAATCAATGTCACAAGGAGCTTTACCTGTATGAGGTGATTACAGTACTGCAGGTGGATGACGATGGCCACGTCCAGGTTCTCGTTTCCAGTTGTTAGTGGCAGGGGGCTTCCAGCCACGCTGTTGCCTACACCGGTGTCTTCTGTCAGGGCTTCGCTCAGGTGTCCTCTAGCTTCTGGATGCTGGACCCTAAGAGGTGAATACCATCAGTCACTACTGTGATCCATACattataatgtatttaaagTAGGTGCTACTATACTATACAGTGTTTTCAGAAAGATGTTCAGTGAACTTACATCTATGCGACTAAATAAAGAAGATGTAGGTATTTTTTAGTAAGTCAGTAACGGACTGTGTTTCACAACGTTGCTGTCCACCAGTGCAATCAGGAGTgaattaaaacagaaatgttgCTTAAACTTAAGTGGAATGAcactaaaattaaaataaatgaatctcATCAAGCACAaaactgatgaaataaaaaataatttgtatttgtatcaaTGTATCAGCAAGACACCCATGAACCCAATCAAAGCTTCCAACGCCCAGATATTTAACTTACACGTTACATTCATTTGCATATGAAAAGGCAATGACACAATGACAACATGTGCTTGTATCACTCACCCAATCCTCTCTCCGTCTACATCAAAAAGCGGAGACCTCTGTGGTGGAATGCTGCCGAGGACGGCGTTATCGTCTCCAGTATCTTCGTCATCGAAGTCAGACGTGTTGAGGAAGTCGAAGCTCTCCAGTGCACTCTCCACTGTCAGACTGAGGCTGGAAGATCTGCTTCTGTGGCCTGGAAGTCGACACTAAAGGTGGACAGAGGGTGGGGGAGTAGTTTATAACAATCCTTTACTTGTACCTTTGGATTATCTATCTTTTCATTCACTCGCTGATTTACCTTTAACAGGTCCTCCAGAcgcatcacttcctgttccagGTCCTGCAGCTCTCGGCAGCGGTGAGTCAATGACTCCAGCCTCATGAGCAGACTGTGAATGGCCTCCTCCAGGCTGCTTTCCAGAAAAGCTCTGCTCCCCTCTCCTGCCCAGCTCAGGCTCCCTCCACCCTCAGTGGAGCTCCCGCTGGGTGACACTATTTCAGAAGATGTCAGTCTCTTCACGAGCTGCTTGGTCAGGCTGCCCGCCTCCTCTGTGTCCAGCTCCACAGGTTTCAGTTCATCAGCGTGGTCCAGAAAAACATCCTCTGGAGCCACCGTAGATAAGTGACTCTCAGAGCACAAAGATGGAGCGGCAGAACCACAGTTGGAGCCAGAATTTCTCTGAGACTCCGTTTGCTCCCACTCCGAGTCCTCAGCCACCTCAGCTTCATCACTGGCGAGGCTGGGGCTTGTGCCCCTACTTCCTCTACTGCCCATCTCCTCGTCAtactcatcctcctcctcttcctccaccaaATGCTCCTCTGCGATAGAGTCCTCTCTGGTTGGGAGGATTTGTGCAGATGATGTTTCTGTCTCTGGAGGAGTGACGGTGATCTCTGGGTTGGACTGGGCATGGGAGTGGGAGCTTGGGGCGGGGCTGGGGCTGGACATGGAGCCAGAGGTGTCGGAGAAGGTGAAGGAGAGACGCTTGCATTCAGCCACGCCGCAGCTGCCATTTTCAAAGATATCATCTGGTAAAGTGGACTGCAAAAAGAGACAAGAGTGTAAATGTGAAGAAGATGTGATATAACCATGTTTCACCAGCAGGATGCGCCAAAGCACCAGTGTATTtactaaaaaaacactgcaacggacaattattttcataatcaattagtCTGTTATTTGGCccataaaatgcagaaaatttAATGATTATATTTGGgaagcaaaaaaatattttaacaaaaaaacactcaaatcaataaatcaattatcaaaatagcttacagttaatttagtaatatattaataataacacagAATGTATcttaaaaatgtctaaaaaatgTGCAGCAATGTGGCTCACTTATGTACCTCCATACCAGAAAATGACCTAAGACTCAATGAAACctcagcagattttttttcagtcattatTAATTGTAGGTAAAACATTTAatagtagttttttttaatgcaaattgTCTCAGTGGTTTTGAGTTTCTCCTCCTTTATGGTGCATTTTGGCAGTGAAATaatcaaaaacagaaagatattaactcagaaatgagattctgtGACTGTCAGAGGGAAACTTCCAGTACGGAGGTCCATAGGTCCACCATATTGTGTGGTTCTTCATGTAAGACAGGTGGGGCAGCACTGTAGCACCCCCCAGTGTTGAACTGCCACTGAGTGAGTTAGAGAGGAAGAAGTTCAAGAAAAAGTTCTGGCCAAAGATTCAGCATACTCCCCTTTTCTTTATAATCATGAGCCGAAGCTGTGCAGGCATCACAGAAAGGTCAGTGTTAACAGCAACACATAACAGCTTCATGCGTGTCATGCAAAGAAACATGCAAACAGCAGCCCACACATGGTATTCAGCAGCCCACACATGGGGACTGGACAACACCAGGTGCATCCACACCAGCCGTGGAGTACATCCCCACCATGACACTGAGTCAGCGGGCACACAAGGGTCAGGGTAGGTCAAAGGGTCAAGGGGCCACAGCACACTCACATAGACCTCCAGACTGGACTTAGGCCTTGGCCGAAGTGAGGCCAGGTCACCAAACGAGCGACTGCGCCTTAGTTTCTCTAGCAGGGTGTCTCGCAGCATGTGCAGGAAGGAGAGGCGCTGGCGCTCCACGGGTTTTGGCCGCCACTTCTTTACACAATGCACGCAGGCAATTGGGACAGGGTGTTGGGTACACGAGGGAGGGCAGGTGAGTGGGACACAGGAGGGGTGGATGACAGTGTTAAGTGCGACAGAGTGTGGGAAATGGGGGTTTTGACGTGGAAATGCATGTGGAGGGGAATAGCAGGGAAATGGGTGAGGGTTAGTTAGGAGTAGGGCTGGCATTGTTTCACATAAGCATGATGCATCAACAGAAAAAACTCAACCACAATCAAAACCTACTTATACGCTGGAGCAGACATTATTTAGGACCTCACAATAAAATACCCCGGAAAAAATTGACTGTCCCTTCCAAAACCAATGACACTAAAGAGGGTGTGTGTGCTGGGCTCACAAAGAAGGAGGTGTCCTGGAAGGTGGGGGTCTCTGGTGTTCCCTGGCTGTAGATTGACACTCGTCTCTGGAGAGCTGTGGCTTTGCTCAGGTTTCCAGACGACAGGGTCAGGTCCTCCACATCGAAGGGGCTGAATGGGGGgaagaaaacaagacacttaATGTGATTGCACTGTGATTTACTACTCTATAAGTGATTTGTCTTTTATGTGGTGTCACAGGGCaggatttccttttttttttaattattattattattaaattaacatGTTCCTCCACCAGATGGCAGGAAACGACAAGTCATGTAGACACATTTGCAGCTGAGCAGTAAGTTTTCTTAGACAAATAAACCCTTAAACCctaaaacaacacactgtgaTTCTCTGCACCCTGCAGCGTAGCAGTGATACAATCCCCAACTGATGACTTATCCCTTCTATaaactgcaaataaaatgtgtgcagTCAAGAAATGTTACTGAAACCTGAAAAAGGGAgtgacaataaaatgaaaatgaatgaactaatacagtcacaaaataatccagTAACAGCAAATTCTCAGTGTTATATCTGTCATTATCTTTATGTATTGACATATTGTGAAAGACATGCAGGTGTAGTTACtttaaagatttgttttatatgGTTCATttcttaaatgaatgaaatatatTTTACAAACGAGACATAAAAACTTcccaaaaaacattttccagaCAACTAACGTTGCTTTTAAATGATATGCCATTATTTGAGATACCCAGATGCCCTAATGAACTTCTAATGAACTGGTCTTTATCACAAAAAAGcaagacttttttgttcattcaGTAGAAGAGTGACAATATTCTGCACAAGCTACACCACTGTTTCTTCTTGAATTCAAAAAGTAATCAACCACATATGAAtgattataaaacaaacaaaaaaaacaagacattttttaaGTCTACTTACTACCACATGACCTCCAGGTTGAGTTTAATTGTCCCCAGGTCATTGACGTCCACAGCCACCACTTGAGGCATGGCAGTAAACAGCTCCTTGGTCTCACAGATCACGCTGCCCACCAGCATGTGAGTGGCCAGGCCCTTCAGCTCCGTCACCTGatgagacaacacacacacacacacacaagtctttTTACTCAAAGTGTCTGGAAAACAATCTCTCAACCTCATGTGAAAACAAGGCAAGAGTTCAGAGAGTGGTTTTGttagtgagtttgtgttttgccTAAAAACTAGCATCTCCCGCGACTGCAGATGATCAACCAGACGAGATGCGCTGTAACAAGAAACATCATCGAGAGCTGATAGCTGAAGTGTTTGATCACATCTAAAAAAGCATTAATAACAcatgaaaaatgaatggaagaaGCCAGAGGTGTTTTCAGGTCGCACTCCTGTCATGCCCATCGTAACTAAGCAACCGAAAACCAGGGAGCTGCAGAGATGACCAGCCtcactaaatattaaatattaaactaaAGATATAAAATAAGTATGAGTTCTTGACATTGTGTATTAAGACGGCAGATGGCATGATTTCCATTATCAATCAATCTGTCCTTTCAATCACGatggaaaaataataaacatatcTGTTTGATCCGCTTCCACTCTACCTTGATGTTGATAAGGTCCGTGATGAGAGGCATGAAGACCATCTCGTCTCCGTCCCAACTCTGTCTGGAGTTCACTTCGATCCTGCCCTTCAGCTTCCACCTCTGACGACCGTACCGCATGAAGATCTGCAGCACGGGAATTAAACAAAAGTcagaaacaagtaaaaaaaaccagCTACATTACTCAACACGGGGACTATTTTAAACTTATTATACTTCATTTCATACTGATGGGAAACCAACTCCACGTGTACCAGATTAAATTAGAAGCAGCACAAAAACACTTGCCTCATACTGGTCTCCAGGACAGAGTCTAGCAAAGCCTGCCAATCCtgtaagagagagaaaggaagattAATTTAACAGGAGAAGAAATAATTATACAATACATCATCTGAGCCAAGTGACCTCTATTTTTTAGTGATTTGATTAACTTAGTTTGGTCAGTGCATGATGTAGACATGCTTGTAAACAGTTTCTATAATATCATATGATCAATACAGGTTGTGTCCTTGATTGACGTATTCTGATCGCACCTTTCATTTTGATATGAAACTCTCCGAGCAGGTTTTCCAGTTCGCTCTCAAATGTGCTCATGTTCTGGAAGAGATGGAAAGATACGAGTGATTACATGAACAACAATATTAATCAAGTTATCGCTTCACACTTTGACACAGTCTGTCAACGGGAAACAAAGGAGGCAAGAAGTCTGCTCTAAGCCCtcaggacaggtgtgtgtgtgttaaacatcagcaaatattccatttaaaagacataaaaagacattttctatGTGTCAACTCTATAAAGATCAGTCAGGTTAAGTACATTATCTGTGCTTTAACTCACATGTGAACATTTAGAGgtctttctttaattttttctttgtcaaatgatGACTTTGATACAAGGGGCACAGATAAGAATTATCTTTTCTAATTATTATACATGAAGTTAAGTCTTGTAATTAAATTTGTGCATCTAAATTgctaaatatttgtatttactaATTGATGGAAGGAATTCATGTTATGTTATATCTGTATGTTATTcagaattaattaaatgtattattgttgctatttttttttgttattttaattttgcaggccaatgtttttgtgtgcatggagtttgcatgttctccccgtgtgtgtgtgggttttctctgggttctccggtttcctccaaaaacatgcagatttggggattaggtaaattggacactctaaattgccctatgtcagctgggattggcacagcaccctccacgaccctcatgtggaggataaagtggtagaagatggacgaATGAATACATTCTTTTGCATATATACGTGATCATTTCCTTCTGTTGTGGACGGGAATTCCTGTTATTGACATACTACTCAACAAAAGGCAaccgtttgtcacaaatgtcacatcaGTGTCACAGATTCTGTTGTTGATGTCGTCATTTACGTCaccaaaacaaaatgacaaagccTTGACCTGTCACATAACATCCCCCATATTCAACTACCATTAGAAACTGCAGTGAGGTGAAAACACTTTCTACACTTATTTCTACACATATTGTAGAAATACGTGCAGCTCCTGCCTCTGCCAGTACCTCAGTGTATTCCTTGTATCGACGGTTGACCTCCGCGATGCTCTCCTTGGTGCCTTTagtggagggagaggaggagaaggcctGCTTCATGCGGCTGGCACCTTCTCGCAGACGGCTCTGGATGCAGAAGGCCTCGTACAGCTCGTCCAcctgaatgcgcacacacacacacagaggccacaGACATGGATTCATAAATGTGCAAACTTCCCTGGGCAGAAAGCAAACCTCCCTAAAACCTAAATTATTCTGGATGAATCCAAAATTCATTGAAGGACGGCCTCGCACAGCTGCTGTCACTTATACCAATGTATAGTGAGACTGACAAAGTGCAAAGATGAAAAGACAGGAAATTGCACCGAATAATGGACAGCCAGTGAGACAAAGAGATAACAGACAGAGAGTCTTATAGTGAAATGACAGTGAGCAGCCACAGCTGGTATGCATCAGCATAACTGCAGCCTCCAGCGGCAAATGCACGTGTGCCGTCGCGGTCTACGACTCCACTGGGACAGACACTCCCAAAGCAGAGACACAGCGACAGACGGCGTTTAAAGCTCATTTTCTGAGACGTCTGGCCGACTTCATTCTGCTTCATTCACCAGTCTGATCTAACCCAAACCTACGGGGAGAAAGAGCGACTCACTCAATATTCTGCTTTCTCACTGCGGCTCAAGTGTTACAACTGACGGGAATCATGAGGACACAATGCTCAATGGCAGGTGTAAGAGGAGCCTCTTTTTGGTTTTTGCTATAAAAAAAGTTCTACGGGGAAATGTTCAAAGTCAAAGTGCCATCTATAAATCAAGTGGCATACAATAATTTCATTTGAGAGCATTATCCGGGTATTAACAATTGACAAACAGATGTAAATAATTCACTTGGGATTTGATTTGTGATATACATTTGTTTAAGTTATCCCTACATGACACTGGCAAAATATAAACTACTGTGTGATATGAATCTAATGCAAGGATAAGAACTGTTCCAACATGAATGCATTACTTGTTAAATGGCACAGAACACTTGACAATCAAACATGGAAAGCGCCAGACGGACGACAATTCAATATTGCTGAGACAACTGATTTCCTCCCAGAAAGTGGAAATCTATTACTGTCCCGGTTTAGATTTTTTGGGCTTCCTAACTGTACATATGATCAGACAGCGGCAGCGGGCATAATAACACACCTCTGCTAAGCCTCATTAAAATGGAAATATTTCATGCCGCCTGATGAGAATGCTGAAATATTGATGCGCTCGCTCTTTATGGCACTCATTAGGGAGAAGTGGGAGAAAATGGGCTGCTGTCGTCTTAACGGCTTCGGAGTGAATATGTGTgtcta
This window harbors:
- the ripor2 gene encoding rho family-interacting cell polarization regulator 2 isoform X1, with amino-acid sequence MAMTNVAEDDLDESMREEAEDVFFGDGVSPCIPEIMAAGTHSPGGPNGIIRSQSFAGFSTLQERRSRCNSFMGNAVQKKPQSKPKKPNLSGHKGGSSSREPQPKRLEEVYTALKQGLDEYLEVHQTELDKLMSLMKDMKRNSRLGVLYDLDKQIKTIERYMRRLEFHMSKVDELYEAFCIQSRLREGASRMKQAFSSSPSTKGTKESIAEVNRRYKEYTENMSTFESELENLLGEFHIKMKGLAGFARLCPGDQYEIFMRYGRQRWKLKGRIEVNSRQSWDGDEMVFMPLITDLINIKVTELKGLATHMLVGSVICETKELFTAMPQVVAVDVNDLGTIKLNLEVMWYPFDVEDLTLSSGNLSKATALQRRVSIYSQGTPETPTFQDTSFFWRPKPVERQRLSFLHMLRDTLLEKLRRSRSFGDLASLRPRPKSSLEVYSTLPDDIFENGSCGVAECKRLSFTFSDTSGSMSSPSPAPSSHSHAQSNPEITVTPPETETSSAQILPTREDSIAEEHLVEEEEEDEYDEEMGSRGSRGTSPSLASDEAEVAEDSEWEQTESQRNSGSNCGSAAPSLCSESHLSTVAPEDVFLDHADELKPVELDTEEAGSLTKQLVKRLTSSEIVSPSGSSTEGGGSLSWAGEGSRAFLESSLEEAIHSLLMRLESLTHRCRELQDLEQEVMRLEDLLKCRLPGHRSRSSSLSLTVESALESFDFLNTSDFDDEDTGDDNAVLGSIPPQRSPLFDVDGERIGVQHPEARGHLSEALTEDTGVGNSVAGSPLPLTTGNENLDVAIVIHLQYCNHLIQLLTNGPSVWQRCSVLLKLSTQTQLLEELAEISVDRLGTITSATDVLPGLAERPQLMTLWSECSGSAGLFHTTLDRVFKHMHRRYTAVLQERQPHSADTVIGVVVGEMVDRSDLVMSHSPPASALSQDVLTVFQFHSYIIQHEVQDMETHLLHLAREEVFAETLQSGDCSRCLVEMEVVPLSSLWPKNSTLRALASLLTAANPQVNKAAADYLSSGASRSHFRSRAVECYTQALSEAGGLSQRAACSALSCLQAVESIRAVVALCDAADEELRHVAIETLLTFGEEGRLAYEQLDRVPGEMVRLGTRRGNAVTTAF
- the ripor2 gene encoding rho family-interacting cell polarization regulator 2 isoform X2; this translates as MELPRRLNWTRNRPWRPHVYHREFTRVSPCIPEIMAAGTHSPGGPNGIIRSQSFAGFSTLQERRSRCNSFMGNAVQKKPQSKPKKPNLSGHKGGSSSREPQPKRLEEVYTALKQGLDEYLEVHQTELDKLMSLMKDMKRNSRLGVLYDLDKQIKTIERYMRRLEFHMSKVDELYEAFCIQSRLREGASRMKQAFSSSPSTKGTKESIAEVNRRYKEYTENMSTFESELENLLGEFHIKMKGLAGFARLCPGDQYEIFMRYGRQRWKLKGRIEVNSRQSWDGDEMVFMPLITDLINIKVTELKGLATHMLVGSVICETKELFTAMPQVVAVDVNDLGTIKLNLEVMWYPFDVEDLTLSSGNLSKATALQRRVSIYSQGTPETPTFQDTSFFWRPKPVERQRLSFLHMLRDTLLEKLRRSRSFGDLASLRPRPKSSLEVYSTLPDDIFENGSCGVAECKRLSFTFSDTSGSMSSPSPAPSSHSHAQSNPEITVTPPETETSSAQILPTREDSIAEEHLVEEEEEDEYDEEMGSRGSRGTSPSLASDEAEVAEDSEWEQTESQRNSGSNCGSAAPSLCSESHLSTVAPEDVFLDHADELKPVELDTEEAGSLTKQLVKRLTSSEIVSPSGSSTEGGGSLSWAGEGSRAFLESSLEEAIHSLLMRLESLTHRCRELQDLEQEVMRLEDLLKCRLPGHRSRSSSLSLTVESALESFDFLNTSDFDDEDTGDDNAVLGSIPPQRSPLFDVDGERIGVQHPEARGHLSEALTEDTGVGNSVAGSPLPLTTGNENLDVAIVIHLQYCNHLIQLLTNGPSVWQRCSVLLKLSTQTQLLEELAEISVDRLGTITSATDVLPGLAERPQLMTLWSECSGSAGLFHTTLDRVFKHMHRRYTAVLQERQPHSADTVIGVVVGEMVDRSDLVMSHSPPASALSQDVLTVFQFHSYIIQHEVQDMETHLLHLAREEVFAETLQSGDCSRCLVEMEVVPLSSLWPKNSTLRALASLLTAANPQVNKAAADYLSSGASRSHFRSRAVECYTQALSEAGGLSQRAACSALSCLQAVESIRAVVALCDAADEELRHVAIETLLTFGEEGRLAYEQLDRVPGEMVRLGTRRGNAVTTAF
- the ripor2 gene encoding rho family-interacting cell polarization regulator 2 isoform X3 gives rise to the protein MAAGTHSPGGPNGIIRSQSFAGFSTLQERRSRCNSFMGNAVQKKPQSKPKKPNLSGHKGGSSSREPQPKRLEEVYTALKQGLDEYLEVHQTELDKLMSLMKDMKRNSRLGVLYDLDKQIKTIERYMRRLEFHMSKVDELYEAFCIQSRLREGASRMKQAFSSSPSTKGTKESIAEVNRRYKEYTENMSTFESELENLLGEFHIKMKGLAGFARLCPGDQYEIFMRYGRQRWKLKGRIEVNSRQSWDGDEMVFMPLITDLINIKVTELKGLATHMLVGSVICETKELFTAMPQVVAVDVNDLGTIKLNLEVMWYPFDVEDLTLSSGNLSKATALQRRVSIYSQGTPETPTFQDTSFFWRPKPVERQRLSFLHMLRDTLLEKLRRSRSFGDLASLRPRPKSSLEVYSTLPDDIFENGSCGVAECKRLSFTFSDTSGSMSSPSPAPSSHSHAQSNPEITVTPPETETSSAQILPTREDSIAEEHLVEEEEEDEYDEEMGSRGSRGTSPSLASDEAEVAEDSEWEQTESQRNSGSNCGSAAPSLCSESHLSTVAPEDVFLDHADELKPVELDTEEAGSLTKQLVKRLTSSEIVSPSGSSTEGGGSLSWAGEGSRAFLESSLEEAIHSLLMRLESLTHRCRELQDLEQEVMRLEDLLKCRLPGHRSRSSSLSLTVESALESFDFLNTSDFDDEDTGDDNAVLGSIPPQRSPLFDVDGERIGVQHPEARGHLSEALTEDTGVGNSVAGSPLPLTTGNENLDVAIVIHLQYCNHLIQLLTNGPSVWQRCSVLLKLSTQTQLLEELAEISVDRLGTITSATDVLPGLAERPQLMTLWSECSGSAGLFHTTLDRVFKHMHRRYTAVLQERQPHSADTVIGVVVGEMVDRSDLVMSHSPPASALSQDVLTVFQFHSYIIQHEVQDMETHLLHLAREEVFAETLQSGDCSRCLVEMEVVPLSSLWPKNSTLRALASLLTAANPQVNKAAADYLSSGASRSHFRSRAVECYTQALSEAGGLSQRAACSALSCLQAVESIRAVVALCDAADEELRHVAIETLLTFGEEGRLAYEQLDRVPGEMVRLGTRRGNAVTTAF
- the ripor2 gene encoding rho family-interacting cell polarization regulator 2 isoform X4 is translated as MAMTNVAEDDLDESMREEAEDVFFGDGVSPCIPEIMAAGTHSPGGPNGIIRSQSFAGFSTLQERRSRCNSFMGNAVQKKPQSKPKKPNLSGHKGGSSSREPQPKRLEEVYTALKQGLDEYLEVHQTELDKLMSLMKDMKRNSRLGVLYDLDKQIKTIERYMRRLEFHMSKVDELYEAFCIQSRLREGASRMKQAFSSSPSTKGTKESIAEVNRRYKEYTENMSTFESELENLLGEFHIKMKGLAGFARLCPGDQYEIFMRYGRQRWKLKGRIEVNSRQSWDGDEMVFMPLITDLINIKVTELKGLATHMLVGSVICETKELFTAMPQVVAVDVNDLGTIKLNLEVMWYPFDVEDLTLSSGNLSKATALQRRVSIYSQGTPETPTFQDTSFFSTLPDDIFENGSCGVAECKRLSFTFSDTSGSMSSPSPAPSSHSHAQSNPEITVTPPETETSSAQILPTREDSIAEEHLVEEEEEDEYDEEMGSRGSRGTSPSLASDEAEVAEDSEWEQTESQRNSGSNCGSAAPSLCSESHLSTVAPEDVFLDHADELKPVELDTEEAGSLTKQLVKRLTSSEIVSPSGSSTEGGGSLSWAGEGSRAFLESSLEEAIHSLLMRLESLTHRCRELQDLEQEVMRLEDLLKCRLPGHRSRSSSLSLTVESALESFDFLNTSDFDDEDTGDDNAVLGSIPPQRSPLFDVDGERIGVQHPEARGHLSEALTEDTGVGNSVAGSPLPLTTGNENLDVAIVIHLQYCNHLIQLLTNGPSVWQRCSVLLKLSTQTQLLEELAEISVDRLGTITSATDVLPGLAERPQLMTLWSECSGSAGLFHTTLDRVFKHMHRRYTAVLQERQPHSADTVIGVVVGEMVDRSDLVMSHSPPASALSQDVLTVFQFHSYIIQHEVQDMETHLLHLAREEVFAETLQSGDCSRCLVEMEVVPLSSLWPKNSTLRALASLLTAANPQVNKAAADYLSSGASRSHFRSRAVECYTQALSEAGGLSQRAACSALSCLQAVESIRAVVALCDAADEELRHVAIETLLTFGEEGRLAYEQLDRVPGEMVRLGTRRGNAVTTAF